GCCCAGGCCTGGATGCACCCCTCCAGTGACTACTGCTCCCACCTCCTTTCCATGGCCCACTTGTACCAGAAAAGCTCTAAACTtctttgggggaattccctggtggcacagtggttaagactctgcgctcccagtgcagggggcccaggttcgatctctggtcagggaactagatcccacatgcatgctgcagctaagagtttgcatgccacaactaaggagccagcgagctgcaattaaggagcccgcctgcctcaactaagacccggtgcaaccaaataaattaattaattaacactaataaataaataaacttctttGGGAAACAGAGGAAATGTGGGGTTCCCTGAGCAAAGAGGGAGTGCCCTGAGCAGGGGCTGAGGctaccccatcccaccccttccTGGGGCCTCACATAGGGGGAAGTGGGGGCTACAGACAGGATCTACTGAGAGGGTCAGGAGTATTAAAAATCCAGAGGTAAGACCTCTCTCGAGATCAGAGAGAGAATAAAACAGGGAGatagggaaagagaaagacacagcaacagagaccaaaagacaaagacacgGAGAATTAGGCAGAGGAAAcaagcagaaaggcaagagacagaagacagagacaaagaaacagacaTAGGAGAAGAGCAAAGACCAAGGGAGGCAGAGATAGACCAAGTGACAGAGGCACGGGAATGAAGAAGTAGGGACGGCGAGAGGATGTGATTTAGTAGCTCAAAGAACAAACTCTAGAGCCAAAGTGGGAGAAACATTaggaagacagagacagaagatACAAAATAGGtgttttttaattgaacatttttataaaaaggagCGGGAATATGAAGGGGACCATGGGCTAAGCCCGGGCCCGCGGCGTCCGTAGGAAGGGCACTCCTCCTCCCCGTCTGTCCCATCGACCATCCTCTGCTCCGGGTCCGGCATCCCTATGCGCATGCGCGAAAGCAAGAGGGCGGATGTGTGCAGCAGGGACCCCGCGTACGCAGGCGCGGAGTGGGCGGTCCACGGCTGCTGGAGCTCAGGCCCGGGGCCTGGCGGGCGTGCAGTGGTGCGGCTCGTGCGAGGGTGCGAATCCTGGGCGGCAGATGCAGCGGAACGAGCCATCCGTGTTGACGCAGCGCGCGTTGACGCAGAGCTGGGCGGCCGCCTCGGCCTCGTCACACTCGTTGAtgtctgggggggggggggaataccAGGAGCGCTGTTCAGAGCTGGGGACCCGGGAGCCCACGTCCCTGGCCCCTGAGGCTCCTGGTGCAGAGGGGTGTGGATGCTGAGCCTCCTGTTGGAGTGGAATCCAGCCACTACCACCCGTTGGCTGTGTGAGCCTGGgcagtaacttaacctctctgtgcctcagccttGTGTTCTGTGAGATGAGTGTGGTAGCCCCTAGGACACTATGTTTTTGTTAGAAAAACAATACTAATGACGATATCAACAACAATAAGTActcactctgtgccagacattgtttTAAGTATATTACATGTATTAACTTTATCCTCCCAATAACCCTGTGAGCTAGGTACTGTGCAAACTGAGGCCTAGCGTGGGGAAGCCCCTTACCCCATGTCACACAAAAAGCCCACTCTGCCCAGGGGGTTCGCAGACCAGCTCACAAAGACCCCGAGTGCCCAGCCCCCTTGCCATTTCTTGGCTGTGAGACTTTGAGGAACTCAGTTCTCTTCTCTGAGCTTTACACATAGGCCTCACTGTCATTGTAAATCAATGTTCACGACTCTATGAAATGGGTTCTACGACTATACTCATTTTTCAGGTAAGAAAAACTGAGCAAGGGACAGTGACCTGTCCggggtcacacagcaagctgCTGGACTGAGCCTGAGGTCTATCCAACTCCCCCCGAGTCCCTGATTGTAATCACTCTGCTTTACTACTGTCTAAACTAGGCAGACATAATTCCTATTCGATGGGAAGACTGAAAGCTCTTCAAAGAGGTCAAGCAAACTGCCCAAGGTAGCCCTGGGAGTTCTTAGAAATCACGCCTGCAGGATCCTATCCTTCCATCCTGCTTCAAGCTCAGCCACAGTGCTGTGGTCAAGCTCCACTTTCCTCCCAGCCTGACCTGTCCTTCAGGCAAGCCCGGTCTCTGAGCAAAAATTACTTTCTGCTCCCCACCGGGGCTGGCCGGTCTCCTTGACGTCCCTGATTACCCACCCCTAGTAAAGGCTTCCACCCTCTCTTGTACCCCACCTCCATGCTGGCCCCGGCCCACCCCTCACCGACGCAGGCCATGCGGGTCATGTCCAGGCGGTAGCCATCGAAGCAGTCGCAGGTGAAGCCCTCGGGGACACGCACACATCGGCCGTGGGCGCAGCCGTCCAGGATCCCACACTCCTCCGCCTCCAGCCCTTCGTACGGCCCAGCCTGGGCGCCTGCGGAGAGTGCGGGGACTCCGGGGTTCGGGTGGGGCCGCGCCCCAGGTTCGGTGGGTCCCCTTCTAAAACTGCCCATCCCGCTCCAGGACTCTGGGGGGCGCTGTGAGGCCAGGATGTTTACGTCGCTCTGCTCTCTGGCTTTCCTTCTGTCCTCATCGCTTTCTAGGAAGGTCTACAGGGATGTCTCTGTTCCTCTTCATCCGTGCTCTCTGTCGCTCTCTCCGACAATATCTCCGTTTTCccatctctctgagcctgtctCTCCCGCGGCTTCTCTtcgtttctgtctctgtctctcctcctccccctcctttcctcccttccccatctCCACCTCTCTGCACACCTGGCTTCTCATCTTAGTCCCCATCACTCGGGCCGCAGTACTCACCAGCATAGCTTCCACCTTCAGGCGACTCCTCAGGCTCTGGGACGGAGCCACGGGTGTCGCGGGACCGATAGCGCCAGCGGGAGCCCGGGCCGGGTGGAGCAGGAGCCTCGGATTCACCGTAGGGGCCACCATCGTCCTCAAAGTCGGGCATGTCGAAGGGTGGCGTCCCGTAGGGGGCCTCCCGGCGCGCGAAGGGCCCAGGTGGCGGTGGGTAGGGGTCATAGGGTAGGACGGGTGGCAGGTACAACTCAGGCCCGTACGGAAGGCCCTGGTAAGGTGAACCTAGGTCTGGGCCATACTCGTAGGGGAGTCCAAAGCCACCTGGCCGTGCGGGTCCATATGAGGGGGGGCGCAGCACATTGCACAGGGCCTCAAAGTCATCTGCGAACAGGAGCCAAGCCTAACAATCAGCCCTTGCTTCCTCGGCACCCATCATTCACGTCCCCCCTCGGGGAAGAGAAGCCCgaaggagagggtggggagggccGTGGGCTGAGGCATTAGAGGGGCTTCAAAGGAGGAGACTGGGATTGCAGGCTTGGGATCAGGGGTTCTGGAGCCAGGATTGAAGGTCTGAGGACTGAGACGGGGATTCCGAGGCACTGGGATCGGGAGTACTGAGGACTGCGGCTAGAAATCAGGGTCCAAGTGCTGGAATTTGGGGGCCCATGAGATCTGGGGCTAGGGGCCTACAAAAATGGGATGGAGGTGTTTTAGGGACCAGGACTGGGAAGTACCAGGGGCCTGAGGGGTCAGGATGCATGGGAGGGGATCTGAACCATGGGACCTGGAAGTCAGAGGAGCAAGGGCCTAGGACTGGCACTGGTTTCCCAAGGGCTGAGAACAGGGAGACTCAGGGCTTTTTAGAGCCAAGGCATGGAGATCTCTGGAGCTGTGTGTTGGCTTCTTAGGCACCTGGATGTGGGTATCCAAGCCACTGGGACTTGGAGGTTTGCGAGCTATGACCAGAGTCTGTGAGCCAGGATGGCAGGATCTGAGCAACTGGTATTGGAGGTCTAAAGGTCCAGGATTTGGGGGAGGGGTCTCATGGGCTGTCCTGGGCTTCTAGAGACCAGGAGTTGAAGGTCTGAGAGATCAGACCTTGGGACCTTTTGGGACTGGAACTATGAGACCTGCTGAGTCAGGCCTTGGGGTTTCTGGGGTTGAGGCTTGGAGGTCTTTGGGTTATGACTTGGGGTCTAAGATTTAGGAATGCACTGGGACATAGGGGTCTGAGGACCTGGATTTGGAGCATGAGGGGCAGAGTCTCGGAGTGTGGCCCAGGCAGGTGGCAGTACCTGAGTCCTGTGCTGGGCAGAGGGCACAGTCCATGCCCCAGGCCTCGCCGTAGAGGCAGCAGCACTCTGTGTAGGTGGCCTGGCGATCCAGCCGAGGGCGACTGCACACGAGGTCAGCCCCCACTTCCTGCCAGCACACTCCCAGGTTGTCGTCTGAGGGCAGAGACAGCGTGCATCAAGGCGGGAAGAAACTCAAGCCCTCCCAAATGCTCCATCTCCTCCCTACTGGAGCAGCCCAGCCATCCTCTGCCTCTGCCACCAAATCCTTCTCAGCAGCTGTGATCTGACTCCCGGAAGTCGTCTGAGGTAGCTCCAGATGAGTACGGGGCTTGGTCTGGCACAAGGCTATCATATAGGAGGGTGAGAGGGTCTGAGAGGAGGATTCTATCCAAGACTGGCCGCTGCAGGGGCTCTGTGACCCCAGGGCAGTTGCTTTTCCTCTCTGAGCATTGTTGAATAAAGTCTCAGGATGTGGAAGGACGTTGTAGGCAAAGGGATTGGGAGGAGAAGAGACTTTGGGTCAGTGggcaaaaggagagagaggaccaaaagaaataaacacaaacacatcGAAAGAGAGACTCAAAGAAACACAGGAAAGCAAAGATGCAGAGAGAAACAGACCTAAAagcaaagacagaggcagagagtgtCAGAAATTCAGAGAAAGGCCTAAAGACAGAAACCCACAGAGGGGTGCAAAGAGACAGAGACCCACAGGGAAATAATAGAAAGCACACTTTTAGCACTTAGTAAGACCAGGTCCCATtctgttcttaaaaataaaattcctcacTCAGAGCCACCCTATAAAGTAGGGGCTATTGCCAATCCACCCAATGTGCAGAAAGGAAGTTGGGGGTCCAAGAGGCGATAAGGAACGTGCACGTGTACACAGGGCCAGTAAGTGGCAGGGAGGCTCCTCTACAACCTTCGTCTTTAACCAGGCCCGCTGGCCTCTTGTTCCGAGAGACAAACACCGAGACCGGAAGCTAAATGGGGCATGAAGGGGCGTGCCCCGGGTGCACGCGGGAGGCTGAGTGGGGGTAATGAGGGGCTGGACTGCGTGGGAGAGACCTGGGCGGGGCTAaccggcggggcggggcgggaggagGGGTTACCGAGGCTCTGGCTCTCGTTGGAGACGCAGCGGCGCCCTGAGCCGTCCAGCACAAGTGGGGGCTCGCACGTGCAGTGATAAGAGCCTATGGTATTGACGCAGCGGCCGCCCTCACAGGCTGGCTCCTCGTCCGCGCACTCGTCGTTATCTAGGGAGGCATGGAGGAGTGATCAGGAAGcagccctctcccctttcccattTCCCCGGTGCATTGACGGTGGGATGGATGGAGTCTAGACTCCAGGAAGGACTTCCTGCTGGTGGTGGCCACATTCCAGAGAGGAGCTGGAGTGGCCAAGGGTTGGGAGAGTCCCAGGCGGGGGTGTGAGTGCCGGTGGAGGTGGGGTTCCTACCGATGCACTCCAGGCGCTGGGCATGATAGTAGTAGCCATTGCTGCAATAACATGAGTAGCCTGGGGCCGTGTTCACGCACACGCCGCTCTTGCACACCTGGTCTCGGAAGAGCTGGCATTCGTCCACGTCTGCGGGAAGGATGGTCAGAGGCACACACACCCCCATCAAGAGAgacggggggagggggggaggcagGCCAGGTTGTGGGGTGGGCTGGATGGGGGGGGGTGTGTGTAGCTGCGGGGCGTGATCAgggaagagaaagacagagatggCAAGAGAGACCCAGAGGGAGAGATACAGAGGataagggtgggagggggagagacagagataaagaAAACAGAGATAGCGCGAGACAGAGCTGGGCCTGGGGGCTGAGGGTGGGCGGGCCTTACCTCTCCGGAGGCTCGGGTCTCCGCTGGGCGCCAGGTAGCCCCGGCCGTGGGGGCACAGTGACTGGTACTCAGCTGCACACAGAGACAAGGCTGAGCCCAGACACCCgtgccccagcccctgccttggGCCTGCCTGTGCCCACTTGCCTCAGTGCCCACCCTTCACTGCCCAAGTCTTTAGCCCCTGTGCCTGTTTGTATCCACCTCTCAGACTCGCGCCCACCTGGCTGGCAGCTCACTCTTGCCCGTGCAATACCAGCACCTCAGTCCCTTGTCCAAATGTGTCCCTTTGTCCCAGTCCCACGTCCACCTATTGCTACCCAAACCCTCCGCCCTGTGTCCACCCAGCGGCCCATGCCCACCTGTCTCGGTGCTTGGGCACTGCTGGATGCGGCAGCCGCTGCCCCAGCCCTCACCCACAGTGCAGCAGCACTCCTGCCACGTCACGTTCCGGGCCAGGATGTTGTCACATGCATCCGGAGCTGCCGTGTCAAAGTAGCACTCCCGGCGCCCGCTGCCCACAGGGCCCTGCCTAGGTGGGCTTGGCCGGCGGGACGGTGGTGGTGGCAGCCTGGCTGGCAGACTGGGGCTGGCGGGTATGTGGGGCTGCGGGCCCGGGAACGTGCCTGAGGAGACAGTGTGGGCTGAGCCTCCAGCCCCTATGttatggatggggaaactgaggccccatgTGGCAGAACCGACTCCACACCTCTCAGCCTCTGTCATCATCTCTCTCCCATTCTCACCTCCTCTAATTTCTGTACCTCTTGCCTCCCCATCTCACTCTCCCAAGCGTCCGGCCCATCATCCAAGCTGCAGTTCAGGTAGGAGAAGAGGGGATTTCCCTGGCCTCCTGGAGGCCTCCCTGGGGCCTCACATCCAACGTGTCCCAGTCTGGTCTCAGAATCTTCATACCCAAATCTAGACCTAGGCCTGGACACCTCTCCCTGACCCAGGCAGCCCCACAGCCTGTCCACTTTGGCCTCTTGAGCCCCTCTCccacctgccctctcctcccctcccatgGCCCTTGCCTTGGTCCAGCCCTGTCCTCTCTGCTCAGGTCCCAGCCCCACTCCAATCCACCTTCACATGGCAGCCAGAGGAAGTTCCAAAACCTGATCACACCCCTCTCCCGCTCAAAACCTCTCCGTGGTGCCAGAGCGCCTCAAGAAAAGTCCAACCTCCTGACCACGGTAATAAGTCAGTGTGGTCTGGCGCCTGACTCCTTCTGCAGCCTCacttctccccaccccttcccttgcTCTGTAGAGCATGTCACCCTGAACTTATTTCAGTCCCTCAAACATGTCGGGTCCTCTCTTGCCTTGCCAGGCCTTTGCCCTTGCTGTATCCTCTGCCCAGAATGCCCTCCCTCATCCACTTGGCTTGGCTTATTTCTACTCATCCTACTACTCTCAGTTCAGACATCCCCTCCTACAGGAAGCCCTCCCTAACTCTCCTTCAAGGCTGGGGAGGTGCCTCCTCTGGATTCCCACCATGCCCTAGCCTTTCCCATCACAGGCTTGTTTGCTCTGGCCTGTGCCTCATCCATCCCAGTCCTGATCACTCTGGGTTGTTACCATCAGGTTATATTGCTATCTGCCCCCACTAGATTGTGAGCCCCTTGAAGACAGGGTGGTCTCTCCTGGTCACTActgtgtccccagggcccagAAAAGGGCCTAAACTCAGTGAACATATGTTGAATGAAGGAATCTGGTAAAGTCAGAACCAGGATCTACATCTCCTGATACTGAGTCCCACACCCAGGTTAACTCATGTGTTCTGaaggtttttgttgtttaaaacaaCAGCATCTAACTGATGGCAGCTGTCCACATCAGGAATGGTTAGATCCCATTATTTTTCTGCGGGGCCGGCAGCCATCAGTTAAGTAGACATTGATCTCAGTCTCACCAGCAGACGTCCGAGGGGGAACACAGCGCCCAGTCATGGGGTCAAACTCCTCAGGGCTGTTGGGGCAGACACAGAGGAAGGAGCCTTCCACATTCTCACACAGGGCAGCTCCACACACACCCTGTAGCGTTTCACATTCATTCACATCTGTGAACAGGAGACAACAGGGAAGAGGGAGTCAATGGTTGTAAACTTCTGGAATTCCGTAAGTCTAAAAGTCTGGGCTCTGAGTGTGAGTATTTTAATGGCCCAGATCCCATCATCTGCTTATCTTTTGGTGACAAGCCCTGAATTTCCCTTGGGAACCCTCTGCTCCTCCAACCTAAGTTTTGAGCAGGCCAAGCAGATTGCTGCATTTCTCTGATTCAGAGACAGGCAGTGACCAAGCTGGGCCAATCAAAGCCAGTCCTGGGACTCATTCTAGAAATATGGAGAAAGAGCCTCCCTCTGTAGCCAGGGATGTCAAGCTAAGGATGTCAACCAGAGGCGCTAGGGCCACTTTTGTCATTGTGAAAAGAGAATCTGCCTGAAAATAAATGCATTAGAGGATAGCAGAGCTGGGAGAACAGCTAGCCTTGTTACAATTCCTGGATCCACGTATGCCTGAAGTTCAAATATTTCCCAGGACTTCAGTTTAATGCCCTTTAAACAAATGAAGCCTGTTGTatttgcatttgtcaaaactaagtgAGTGTATAATTAAGACTCATGCATTGCACTGTATGTAAATTGAACCTCAAATAAAAATATCTGTAAGCACAAATTGAACTCTCGTTAATGACATGCATTATGCACAGAAGAATTTAGGGGGAAGTATATTGAAGCCTGCAATTTAATCTTAAAATTCTATCCAAAAAATTTTGTGGATTAATGGAAAGATGTGTGAGGAAACAAGCATAACCAAATGATAATAATAGAATATAGACCATGGGTATGCTGATGTTTCATTCTACAGGCCTTTTAACTTTCTGTATGTTTAGAAATTTtccttgggatttccctggcggtccgtgGGATTTCcacggtgctttcactgccgtggcccgggtgcaatccctggtcaggaactaagatcccacaagccgtggggcatggcaaaaaaaaaaaaaaaaaaaaaaaaaaaattcctcataaaatgttgggaaaaaaataaaggatgttTATGTACACTTAAGATTAGTGCAGTTTTCGAACTTCCCCGGCaatccagcagttaagactctgcgcttccaccgcagggggcgcaggtttgatccctggtcgggaactaagaccccgcatgccgagcagtgcggccaaaaaaaaaaaaaaaaaaaaaaattagtgtacTTTTACTACTTTATGCATGCATTTTTAAAGCACACCCCAAATAAAATCTAGATAAATAGGGGTTCCTGAGTCACATGAAGATGATCTTATATTCCAAGGTCTAAATTCCATACCCTTAAAGTTTACATGCATTCAGATCTATGGAGAGAAGCAGGGCCTGACAACCTCTTCCCCACCCTctggccccacccaccccctggaGCCCCGTACCCACGCAGTGACGCCCGTCCCGCGCCCCCTCGTAGCCCTGGTCACAGAGGCACTGGAAGGAGCCAGGCAGGTTCTGGCACATGGCATGGGCCCCGCAGAAGGACCGGTTCCGGCATTCGTCCACATCTGCAACCACCAGACAGTCAGGCCATTGCTGGACCTTCTATCCCCTCCACATCTCACCCATTGCCCCAGGGACACCCACCCTGGCATCCGCCCCCTGGTGTGGGTTGGTAGCCAGGGTCACAGGCAGGTGTGCAGCGGTAGGAGCCAGGGGTATTCTCACAGCGCTGGGCCCCACAAATCCCTGGGCCATATTCCTGGCACTCATCCACATCTGCaaaagagtggggaggggaggggggaaggagaggggagtcACAGGCCTGGATTCACAGGTTCCTGGTGCTGCTTCCAGTTCCCATGACTGAGAAGTCTCTGAATCTGGTATTCTAGGAGTCTGAGCTTCTAAAAATCAACAAGCATTGATACCTCTTAAGGCCTCATTACCATTTCTCAAATAGCCTAAACAtggtcctgcctcagggcctttgcacttgctgtcccCTCTGTCAGGAACACTTCCCTCAGCTATCTGCATGGCTCCCTCCCTTGCTTCACTCAAGGGTCTAGGTCTAGACCTAGCACCCCTACCCCTACTGCCCTGTCATCTCTGTCCATTTATCCTGCTTTACTTTCCTTCTTAAACTTCTTATATCCATGTAGTTATTGGTATGCCAACTGTCACCTCCCTAGAATGCAAACTCCACGTTGGCAGGGGTTTGTGCCTGTCTTGCTCCTCATTGTATCCTCAGGgtgtagaacagtgcctgatacacagTAGGTGCCCCCAAATGGTTTGCTGAATAAATCGAgttcatatttacatatttattgtctgtctctccccctAGGACGtcaactccatgaggacagggattcTGTTTTACTTATTGCCTGTTCTACTGCCAGTGTTGCACACTGTAGTTGCTTAATGAATTCTTGTGGAATTAATGAATGAGGTCCCATGAAACTAGGTTTCCACGAATCGGGGGTCTGGCAACCCAAGAGCCCAAGGCAGTCAGCAGTCATTTCATCTGTTCCACAAAATGCTGACCCACacaccatcccccacccccacccccaaatctggGCTGCTTCTGGAAGCGAGGCTTGCTCTGTTTCCTGACAGGAGTGTCTGCCCCTATCCTCCTGTCTCCCCTctacaaaaaattataaagacaCGCTGGTGGCTTGTTTCCACCACGATTAGGAGAGTCAAGTACACTGGTTGGGagccctttccctcccctccccccaagtcCGTGAGGCCTGGAGCCGGCTTCTGCGACTCTtcgtgggggtggggcagtggtctCACCGTCACAGGTGCCCTCAGGGCCTGCGTGGTAGCCAGGGTCGCAGTCGCGGACACAGCGGTAGGAGCCGGGGGAATTCTCACAACGCTGGGACCCGCACAAGGCTGGGCCCCGCTCCCGACATTCGTCCACGTCTGCGGGGGGGAGGCAGCGCAGTCAgatgggagaggcagggagggaaaggaaaaaaggtgGGGGAGtcaaggaggggagaggagagtcaGAAGAGGGAGGCGGGAGTcgcaggaaagggggagggagaaagcaGCAGAGGAGAGGCAGAGGGGGGAGACAAATGGGGGAGACCAGGACGCAGAGGGGAGAGGGACCAGGCAGAGGCGAGGCCTCTCACCGAGGCAGGAGGCGAGGTCTGGGCCAGCGCGGTGTCCTGGAGGACAGACGCACTCGAAAGAGCCGTCGGTGTTGGTACAGATGCCGCTCTGGCAGAGGTCCTCCTCGCTGCATTCGTCCACGTCTGCGGGACAGTGTCGGAAACCGCAGGCGGATCTCCTTTGCTTAACATTCCAAGCCGCGCCCCTCCACCGCCCTTTCCCCGCCCCTCCAGATCCAAGACCTTAACGCCTTCCCCACCTGCCTTAGGCTCCTCCCTTTCCTGCAAGCCCCACCTCTCCGACGGGTTTGGCTCCATCCTTTCCATTCACTGCCCAATTTATCCACactccaccctttccccttttgtCTCCCAACTCcgcccctccctttccccaccgTTTCCCGATCCAGGTCCAGCCTGGGTACGGACCGAGGCAAGAGGCTCCGCGAGGTCCGGGCCGGTAACCGGGAGCACAAGTACAGGCAAAGGAGCCGTCGGTGTTGAGGCACTCGCCGTTGGGGAAGCAAAAGTCGCCCTCCAGGCACTCGTTCACGTCTAGGGTACCCAGAGGTAGGGCTGCGGGGTTACCAGACCCGCCCCCGAGACCCAAGCCCCGCCTACAAAGGAGCAACCCTGTCCCCCAAGCCACACCCCGATGGCCGGTTTCTAAATTCCACCTGCAGTCCCTTAGtccagctcccacctccccaccaggCTTTACCCAGGAAGCCAAGTCCCACTCCCAGGCTGTCCAGCCTTTTCCCCGCCCAGCCCACCTGCGCAGGGCCCGGGCCGACCAGGTGGCGCCCGGTAGCCTGTCGCGCAGGTGCAGCGGAAGGAGCCTTCAGTGTTAGTGCAGTGGCCGTGGGGGCCGCAGGAGGCTCCCGAAAGGCATTCGTCCACATCTGTGGGAATGGGGATTTCAGAAGGGGTTCTGTCTAGGAACACACTGATGGATCCCCTTGGGGGAGAGGGGTCTGAAGAAGGTGATGGGAAGTGTCTTGGGTTGGATATGAGGTGAAGGCTCCATGGCAGAAGTGGGTAGGGGAGACTGGGGTTGGGGGTCCTTGAGTCTGGGTTTCTGGGAACTCCCTGTGCCAGGATCCTGGGGTCAGTTGAAGGGACTCTGGACTGAGACAGGGGTCAGACATTAATTAGGGTAAGGGGTCAAGTATTTTAAACCAGGATAATTAGATGGCATTCTGGTGAGTCCGGGGCCAGAGTCTCTAGTCAAGGGTCAGGGTCCAGGATCATGAAGACAATCAGGCCCCAGGGAAGGTACTCTGAGAAGGGGCAGGGGCAGTGAAAGAGGCAGGGTCAAGCATCACACAGAGTCATGGGTTGTAGTCAGGGTTGTGGTCAGTAGTTACGTTTAGGTCAAATGTCACAGTCAAGTTGAGGGTTCATTGGTCACAGAGTCAGCAGTCACACTCAGGGCCAAGGGTCCTGGTCCAAATCAGGAACTGCAGTCTGATCAGGGGTTCATAGTCTAGGTCAAGAATTGCAGTCAGGCTCTGGGGGTTGTGGTCCAGGTAAGGGGATTGAGATCCAGGTTAGAAGGTTGTAGGCCAGGTCAGGGGTCATGATCTGGGTCAGGAGGCATGATGCAGGTCCAAGGTCACACCCAGGGCCTGATCTCACCAGTACATCGGCCATGGTGCAGGTGGTGACCAGCAGGACAGGCCCTGCACTGGAAGGAGCCAGGTGAGTTCACACACTCCTGCCCAGGACATGCCAGGTGGTTCTCACACTCATTCACATCTGGGGAACAGAGGAGAGGGTGGCTTTGGAGGAGTGGCCCAACGCCCCCCTCACCCATCcacactcctccctccctccccggcctCACCCTCGCACTCAGAGCCGGCAGCACTGGGTTGGAAGCCCGTGGGGCAGACGCACTGGAAGCTGCCTTCTGTGTTCTCACACCGGCCATAGGTGCAGGGCGGGGGGCTACGGGCACACTCATCCACATCTGGGGCAGAGGAGACCAGTGGGGCTGAGGAAGGGGCCTGGACCCATCGCCATCACCACCCACCCCAACATTCTACTCTGGAGGAAGCGTCCTGGACTTTGTTCAGGCTGCTCCCTCCTCCCAGAAGGACAGACCCTTTCGTTGTTTCCCCATTAACGGTCTCTCCAGCTGCCAGGATGCGGCTAAGGCACCACCTCCTGCATGTTGCCTTCCCTGACTCAGAGTTGTCCCTTCCTCAGGGTTCCCACAAGCACAAGAG
This genomic window from Mesoplodon densirostris isolate mMesDen1 chromosome 19, mMesDen1 primary haplotype, whole genome shotgun sequence contains:
- the LTBP4 gene encoding latent-transforming growth factor beta-binding protein 4 isoform X1, whose protein sequence is MRLPGPSGRRPLLLVLLLSLLAAAAAAAHAAGPSPSQAVEVAVIPGRPAGVAACRCCPGRSPRRSRCFRASCRVQSCRPRKCAGPQWCLTPVPPELSRPSLSVRKKQVSLNWQPLTLQEARALLRRRRPRGPGARALLRRRPPQRAPAGQSQVLCPLICHNGGVCVKPDRCLCPPDFAGKFCQLHSSGARPPAPAMPGFTRSVYTMPLANHRDDEHGVASMVSVHVEHPQEASVVVHQVERVSGPWEEADAEAVARAEAAARAEAAAPYTVLAQSAPREDGYSDASGFGYCFRELRGGECASPLPGLRTQEVCCRGAGLAWGVHDCQSCSELLGNSDQVGVPDGPCPAGFERVNGSCEDVDECETGGRCQHGECANTHGGYTCVCPDGFLLDSSRSSCISQHVISEAKGPCFRVLRDGGCSLPILRNITKQICCCSRVGKAWGRGCQLCPPYGSEGFREICPAGPGYHYSASDLRYNTRPLGQEPPRVSLSQPRAPSSTSRPRTGFLPTHRPEPRPEPRLEPRPEPPRPGPELPLPSIPAWTGPEIPESGPSAGECQRNPQVCGPGRCIPRPSGYTCACDSGFRLSPQAMRCIDVDECRRIPTPCAPGRCENTPGSFRCVCGPGFRAGPRGAECLDVDECHRVPPPCDRGRCENTPGSFLCVCPAGYQAAPHGASCQDVDECIQSPGVCGRGVCENLPGSFRCVCPAGFRGSACEEDVDECAQEPPPCGPGRCDNTAGSFHCACPAGFRSRGPGAPCQDVDECARSPPPCTYGRCENTEGSFQCVCPTGFQPSAAGSECEDVNECENHLACPGQECVNSPGSFQCRACPAGHHLHHGRCTDVDECLSGASCGPHGHCTNTEGSFRCTCATGYRAPPGRPGPCADVNECLEGDFCFPNGECLNTDGSFACTCAPGYRPGPRGASCLDVDECSEEDLCQSGICTNTDGSFECVCPPGHRAGPDLASCLDVDECRERGPALCGSQRCENSPGSYRCVRDCDPGYHAGPEGTCDDVDECQEYGPGICGAQRCENTPGSYRCTPACDPGYQPTPGGGCQDVDECRNRSFCGAHAMCQNLPGSFQCLCDQGYEGARDGRHCVDVNECETLQGVCGAALCENVEGSFLCVCPNSPEEFDPMTGRCVPPRTSAGTFPGPQPHIPASPSLPARLPPPPSRRPSPPRQGPVGSGRRECYFDTAAPDACDNILARNVTWQECCCTVGEGWGSGCRIQQCPSTETAEYQSLCPHGRGYLAPSGDPSLRRDVDECQLFRDQVCKSGVCVNTAPGYSCYCSNGYYYHAQRLECIDNDECADEEPACEGGRCVNTIGSYHCTCEPPLVLDGSGRRCVSNESQSLDDNLGVCWQEVGADLVCSRPRLDRQATYTECCCLYGEAWGMDCALCPAQDSDDFEALCNVLRPPSYGPARPGGFGLPYEYGPDLGSPYQGLPYGPELYLPPVLPYDPYPPPPGPFARREAPYGTPPFDMPDFEDDGGPYGESEAPAPPGPGSRWRYRSRDTRGSVPEPEESPEGGSYAGAQAGPYEGLEAEECGILDGCAHGRCVRVPEGFTCDCFDGYRLDMTRMACVDINECDEAEAAAQLCVNARCVNTDGSFRCICRPGFAPSHEPHHCTPARPRA